A genomic stretch from Desulfurococcaceae archaeon MEX13E-LK6-19 includes:
- a CDS encoding nucleotidyltransferase family protein, whose translation MRVKAAVLGGGLGKRLRPLTYYFQKVMIPIGKKQKPLLEYIIKLLKYHGIRDVVMLVGYKHEQIINYFEDGSRFGVNIEYVIDEPGYSGTGGALLNAYRKNVFEGYDSVLVYYGDILTNMDLSSLLKYHEERDADATLAVASKYQVPVGVVEVDEENRVMEIREKPWLPIKATIGILVLKTSTLKVLEEIRSTREKIDIMGDFIPELIKRGAKVYAYLYDGEWFDVGTTERYEKLDNEKIDNMFKEILAA comes from the coding sequence GTGAGGGTTAAAGCAGCTGTACTTGGCGGTGGTCTTGGCAAAAGATTGCGTCCTTTAACATACTATTTCCAAAAAGTAATGATACCCATTGGCAAGAAGCAAAAACCTCTTCTTGAGTACATCATAAAGCTGTTGAAATACCATGGGATCAGAGATGTCGTCATGCTTGTAGGCTATAAGCACGAACAAATAATAAACTATTTTGAAGACGGAAGTAGATTTGGTGTCAATATAGAGTATGTTATAGATGAGCCAGGCTATTCTGGTACTGGTGGTGCCCTCCTTAATGCATACAGGAAGAATGTGTTTGAGGGATACGACTCTGTACTAGTATATTATGGTGATATATTAACTAACATGGATTTATCGTCGCTACTAAAGTATCATGAGGAGCGCGATGCAGATGCTACTTTGGCTGTTGCATCAAAATACCAGGTTCCAGTAGGAGTTGTAGAAGTTGATGAAGAAAACAGAGTAATGGAGATCAGAGAAAAGCCATGGCTGCCAATCAAGGCTACTATTGGTATCCTCGTACTAAAGACAAGTACTTTGAAGGTACTTGAGGAAATACGTTCTACACGCGAGAAGATAGATATCATGGGGGACTTTATACCAGAACTGATTAAGAGAGGCGCAAAAGTGTACGCTTATCTCTATGATGGAGAATGGTTCGACGTAGGAACTACAGAGAGGTATGAAAAGCTTGACAACGAGAAAATAGATAATATGTTTAAAGAAATTTTAGCAGCCTAG
- a CDS encoding MoaD/ThiS family protein has translation MARIKITLFGALREKLGWDSKVVEIPYNKCSFRKLLDMIPELRDIMIENNKIKEGFIVLVDGIHIQFKGGLDAEINDGDEISIFPPGGGG, from the coding sequence ATGGCCCGCATCAAGATAACTCTCTTTGGTGCTCTCCGCGAAAAACTCGGCTGGGATAGTAAAGTAGTTGAGATACCATACAATAAATGCAGCTTCAGGAAACTACTTGACATGATCCCCGAGTTACGAGACATCATGATCGAGAACAATAAGATAAAAGAAGGATTCATAGTCCTCGTGGATGGTATACATATACAGTTTAAAGGAGGACTGGATGCAGAAATTAATGACGGCGACGAGATATCGATATTTCCACCAGGCGGAGGAGGATAA
- a CDS encoding Tfx family DNA-binding protein: MSTSNDTLLTSLQVKILKMKAEGLTFDEIARRLGVSKSSVYTVYKNAIHNIEKARNTLRLYAEIFGGIEVSIPKNTPINNIVSIILREADIHGIKINRSSSSILLYLFKKARECFNLDDEVLSCGLKIRITLDGNLEVVEKQL; this comes from the coding sequence TTGAGTACAAGCAACGACACTCTACTCACATCCTTGCAAGTAAAAATACTAAAAATGAAGGCTGAAGGACTGACTTTCGATGAAATAGCGAGAAGACTTGGAGTCTCTAAATCAAGCGTCTATACGGTATACAAAAACGCCATCCATAACATCGAGAAAGCAAGAAATACCTTGAGATTATATGCTGAAATATTCGGTGGCATCGAGGTATCTATACCTAAGAATACTCCAATAAATAATATAGTCTCGATAATCCTTAGAGAAGCCGATATACATGGCATAAAAATAAATAGATCGTCAAGCAGTATACTATTATATCTTTTCAAGAAAGCACGTGAATGTTTTAATTTAGACGATGAAGTATTGTCTTGTGGCTTGAAGATAAGAATAACATTGGATGGAAACCTAGAGGTAGTAGAGAAACAACTATAA
- a CDS encoding 2-oxoacid:acceptor oxidoreductase subunit alpha: MARLFLSGNEAAALGALDAGCNFYAGYPITPSSEIMHFMAKELPRRGGVFIQAEDELAAINMVIGASWAGARAMTATSGPGLSLMQEGLGYAAMTETPLVLIDVMRAGPATGQATKAAQGDLMAARWGRHGDQYIPVLAPQSPQDAYDMVIEAFKISEELRTPVIVLSDEFIGHGREVVYTREEVKIPSRRKPSKPDEDFFDSPDPRVPPPMPSVGEGYYVLVTGSTHNGKGYRDVHSFETHYKLVKRIKEKIWGNIEKIFKYNVLGDPSEAKKAIVCYGSVCRSAREAWRKLSVNQKLLLIELKTVWPIDYNRLRSLLENVEKVVVPELNLGQLVYDVMACVDKTTIIETVNKVGGGIPIYPSEIISALER; encoded by the coding sequence ATGGCTAGGCTCTTCTTATCGGGAAACGAGGCAGCTGCGCTAGGCGCTCTTGATGCTGGATGCAATTTCTATGCAGGCTACCCTATTACTCCATCCAGTGAGATAATGCATTTTATGGCAAAAGAATTGCCTAGACGAGGAGGGGTCTTCATACAAGCCGAAGACGAGCTTGCTGCAATAAACATGGTTATAGGTGCATCATGGGCTGGTGCTAGGGCAATGACTGCTACAAGTGGCCCAGGCTTATCGCTGATGCAAGAGGGGCTAGGCTATGCTGCAATGACTGAGACGCCGCTGGTACTCATCGATGTTATGAGGGCGGGTCCTGCAACAGGTCAGGCGACCAAAGCAGCTCAGGGAGACCTGATGGCTGCAAGGTGGGGTAGGCATGGAGACCAGTACATCCCTGTGCTAGCGCCTCAGTCCCCCCAGGATGCTTATGATATGGTTATTGAAGCATTCAAAATCTCTGAAGAACTCCGTACACCAGTTATAGTCTTATCCGATGAATTCATAGGCCATGGTAGAGAGGTTGTTTATACACGTGAAGAAGTGAAGATACCAAGCAGAAGAAAGCCTAGCAAGCCCGATGAGGATTTCTTTGATTCACCAGACCCCAGGGTCCCTCCACCAATGCCTAGTGTAGGAGAAGGATACTATGTCTTGGTCACGGGTTCTACACATAATGGCAAGGGCTATAGGGATGTACATAGTTTTGAGACCCACTACAAGCTTGTCAAGAGGATCAAGGAGAAAATATGGGGAAACATAGAGAAGATCTTTAAGTACAATGTATTAGGCGATCCTAGTGAAGCTAAGAAGGCCATTGTATGCTATGGCTCGGTATGTAGATCTGCCAGGGAAGCCTGGAGGAAGCTATCTGTTAACCAAAAACTACTGCTCATCGAACTTAAGACTGTGTGGCCTATAGACTACAATAGATTACGCAGCCTACTAGAGAACGTTGAGAAAGTTGTTGTACCTGAGCTTAATCTTGGACAATTAGTATACGATGTAATGGCTTGTGTCGATAAAACAACCATTATAGAGACCGTAAATAAAGTTGGAGGAGGAATACCGATCTATCCAAGCGAGATAATAAGTGCTTTAGAGAGGTGA
- a CDS encoding 50S ribosome-binding GTPase → MTKTRRGFTLASWHDLKLVVSRADVVLEVLDARDPMSTRSKRLEQMVENMGRELILVLNKSDLVPREIVEAWTRLLRDRGYRAVYIAARDHKGTRVLRRTIKEVAPAFPVIVAVTGYPKTGKSTIINALKGKHSASTSPIPGSPGYTRHVQLYRIDSKILMIDTPGVIPVEGGPLERIIRGMSPEQLDDPVKPAMMLIEKILKHNPYAIRSAYGIAETDPLKILEKIAIKRGWFYKKTKEPLIEEAARTIIRDYHRGKIPFYVKPEDYF, encoded by the coding sequence ATGACTAAAACACGAAGGGGCTTCACATTAGCTAGCTGGCATGATTTAAAACTTGTGGTATCGAGAGCTGATGTTGTACTTGAAGTTCTCGATGCAAGGGATCCAATGAGTACTAGAAGTAAAAGACTAGAGCAAATGGTTGAAAACATGGGGAGAGAGCTTATTCTAGTTCTTAACAAGAGTGATCTAGTGCCGAGAGAAATTGTTGAAGCCTGGACTCGTCTCCTTAGAGACCGTGGATATCGTGCCGTATACATAGCGGCAAGGGACCATAAGGGTACACGTGTTTTAAGGAGAACAATAAAAGAAGTAGCACCAGCGTTTCCCGTGATAGTTGCTGTGACAGGGTATCCCAAAACAGGTAAATCAACAATAATCAACGCACTAAAAGGAAAACACTCGGCTTCAACAAGCCCTATCCCAGGAAGCCCAGGGTATACTAGACATGTACAGCTCTACAGGATAGATAGCAAGATACTAATGATAGACACGCCAGGAGTGATACCTGTTGAAGGAGGGCCTCTTGAAAGGATTATAAGGGGCATGTCTCCTGAACAACTTGATGACCCAGTTAAACCTGCTATGATGCTTATAGAAAAAATATTGAAACACAATCCTTATGCCATAAGATCAGCTTATGGGATTGCTGAAACAGATCCGTTAAAAATACTAGAGAAAATAGCTATTAAGAGGGGATGGTTTTACAAGAAAACAAAAGAACCCTTGATCGAGGAGGCTGCTAGAACAATTATACGTGATTATCATAGAGGAAAAATACCTTTCTATGTCAAACCAGAGGATTATTTCTAG
- a CDS encoding mechanosensitive ion channel, which yields MSENDSLVNTFEWMTSINYLGILYAIILLTIGAVIAMVVRKTVLRVMARFAPKEIAGTVSKIIYYAILVIFGVSAIGMLGIDLTGFVLAGGIIGIILGFALQSITANLVSGIFLFWERPLKPGDFIEIDNVIGRVVEINFMSTKIIDLKGVLIRIPNEKVFQAIIRNYSGTVARVLELVVGIAYKEDVMKAYKVIRRVVEEHPLVLVEPQPDIFVYQLGNSSVDIKIRAWVPSKMYYTVLKDLLWRIKEALRKEGIEIPFPQNDIWFRSPLEVVVRYEKEKRV from the coding sequence ATGAGTGAAAATGATTCTCTTGTAAATACTTTTGAGTGGATGACATCAATTAATTACCTAGGTATACTTTATGCGATTATTCTTTTAACTATAGGCGCAGTTATTGCAATGGTTGTACGCAAGACTGTACTAAGAGTAATGGCTAGATTTGCTCCCAAAGAAATTGCCGGCACTGTATCGAAAATAATCTACTATGCAATACTGGTGATCTTTGGGGTATCCGCCATAGGAATGCTTGGAATAGATCTTACTGGATTTGTTCTGGCAGGAGGAATAATAGGTATTATTCTTGGTTTTGCACTACAGTCTATTACTGCTAATCTTGTCTCCGGGATATTCTTGTTTTGGGAGCGTCCATTGAAACCAGGAGACTTTATAGAAATCGATAATGTTATAGGTAGGGTTGTTGAGATAAACTTCATGTCAACAAAAATAATAGACTTGAAGGGAGTTCTCATAAGGATTCCTAATGAAAAAGTATTCCAGGCAATAATAAGAAACTATAGTGGTACTGTGGCACGTGTTCTAGAGTTGGTTGTCGGTATAGCTTACAAGGAGGATGTAATGAAAGCATACAAGGTTATACGAAGAGTTGTTGAGGAACACCCGCTTGTACTTGTTGAGCCGCAGCCAGATATTTTCGTCTATCAGCTTGGTAACAGTAGTGTAGACATAAAGATCAGGGCATGGGTTCCATCAAAAATGTATTACACTGTACTAAAAGATCTTCTATGGAGAATCAAGGAGGCACTAAGGAAAGAAGGTATAGAGATACCGTTCCCGCAAAACGACATATGGTTCAGATCCCCTCTCGAAGTAGTTGTACGGTATGAAAAAGAAAAACGTGTATGA
- a CDS encoding adenylate kinase family protein: MGKVIVVMGTPGTGKTTLAKMLAEKLGAVHIDLSELVLKEGLYTDYDEEVASFVIDEEALVRRVKEIIENNKLVIIDSHYGEIIPREYVEKVIVLRTDPEVLEERLKKKGWWWDKIRENIEAEILSVCTHNAIQVFGEDKVYEIDTSNKSPEEILEEALKIIRGEGEPGLKYDWLSLKPFEKLEKYFSK; the protein is encoded by the coding sequence ATGGGTAAAGTAATAGTAGTAATGGGGACTCCTGGTACAGGAAAGACAACACTGGCTAAAATGCTTGCTGAAAAACTTGGTGCAGTACATATTGACTTAAGTGAACTTGTATTAAAGGAGGGATTGTATACTGACTACGACGAGGAAGTAGCGAGTTTTGTTATAGACGAGGAAGCGCTCGTCAGGCGTGTGAAAGAGATTATTGAGAACAACAAGTTAGTCATAATAGATAGTCATTACGGTGAAATAATTCCACGTGAATACGTTGAGAAGGTAATAGTTCTACGCACAGACCCCGAGGTTCTAGAAGAGAGACTTAAAAAGAAAGGATGGTGGTGGGATAAAATCAGAGAGAATATTGAGGCGGAAATACTTTCTGTATGTACACATAACGCGATCCAGGTTTTCGGTGAAGATAAAGTATACGAAATAGATACAAGCAACAAGAGCCCTGAAGAAATACTTGAGGAAGCACTTAAGATCATTAGAGGTGAAGGAGAGCCTGGTCTAAAGTATGATTGGCTTTCCCTAAAGCCTTTTGAGAAATTAGAGAAGTATTTCTCTAAGTAG
- a CDS encoding 4Fe-4S binding protein: protein MGYRIVVDKNLCKGCGICVTICPHGAIVLSRNLSERGYRYPVPTEKKCMGCRLCEVFCPDFAITITEEGEENG from the coding sequence TTGGGGTATCGTATTGTAGTTGATAAAAATCTTTGTAAAGGATGCGGTATATGCGTCACCATATGTCCCCATGGAGCTATTGTTCTTTCTCGTAACTTGTCTGAAAGAGGCTATCGTTACCCTGTTCCTACGGAAAAGAAGTGTATGGGATGCAGATTATGTGAAGTCTTCTGTCCTGATTTCGCGATAACAATTACTGAGGAAGGTGAGGAGAATGGCTAG
- a CDS encoding DUF47 family protein, which produces MTTWVWLSRRVGREALQTSLIHIKHVIKVVTGLHEMIKMILEDKKDKALDIYNTVYREEEIADEKKREIIKLLSEGVLHPMDRDDILRLVLTGDDVAAHAKAAARRLKIALDTSLSIPREVLVLLDEMMEKSVKAVKLLENAIGSLITEPKKALEDADEIEELEEQVDELKMKAYEKAIEYGKSNWDISSIIVKEIIDNVEMITDKCEDTGDVVRAIALMRI; this is translated from the coding sequence TTGACCACATGGGTTTGGCTTTCAAGACGTGTTGGGAGAGAAGCTCTCCAGACAAGTCTTATACATATTAAACATGTGATAAAAGTTGTCACCGGATTACATGAAATGATAAAAATGATACTTGAAGATAAGAAAGACAAGGCGCTCGACATCTATAACACTGTCTATAGAGAAGAAGAAATAGCTGATGAAAAGAAACGTGAAATAATAAAGTTGTTGTCGGAAGGAGTATTACATCCCATGGACCGTGACGATATATTAAGACTAGTACTAACGGGCGATGACGTGGCTGCTCATGCTAAAGCAGCTGCTAGAAGACTAAAAATAGCTCTCGACACATCACTTTCAATACCACGTGAAGTCCTTGTCCTACTAGACGAAATGATGGAGAAATCAGTCAAAGCAGTGAAACTACTAGAAAACGCTATAGGGTCACTTATAACGGAGCCTAAGAAAGCTCTTGAGGATGCTGATGAAATAGAAGAACTGGAAGAGCAAGTAGATGAATTGAAGATGAAAGCTTATGAAAAAGCTATAGAGTATGGTAAAAGTAATTGGGATATATCAAGTATAATAGTCAAGGAGATTATTGATAACGTGGAAATGATAACTGATAAATGTGAAGACACGGGCGATGTAGTCAGAGCTATAGCTCTCATGAGAATTTAA
- a CDS encoding DUF432 domain-containing protein has translation MPGYGTELYGRLVLEDHVIHVGKDGKILSYERLVNGEVVVSKKIYGADKVVPVPLYPVNIPALFTTYVLVVFKNSLDVAPGEELTIYVPIPVDIAVYAVKNNNSGKEVFSVVDVFSVKKVKYGLYGPVDTGVVARYYKTEYYFKEKDPDLGEAIAKVVVKNKTQEWVTVTRILLESNPLSLFYVKGEWKAYTQELNFVITSQKTGSIYYGKPFKDNVVPITDPPQLRQPVIHFKTDMIWGL, from the coding sequence ATGCCGGGCTACGGCACCGAGTTATATGGAAGACTTGTCCTAGAAGACCATGTCATACATGTGGGTAAAGATGGGAAAATACTGTCTTATGAAAGACTTGTAAATGGAGAAGTAGTTGTCTCCAAGAAAATATATGGAGCCGACAAAGTAGTACCAGTACCTCTCTATCCAGTCAATATCCCGGCTTTGTTCACAACATACGTGCTTGTTGTTTTCAAGAATTCTCTAGATGTGGCTCCAGGAGAAGAACTAACAATATATGTGCCTATACCTGTGGATATAGCTGTTTATGCTGTAAAGAATAATAATAGTGGGAAAGAAGTGTTTAGTGTTGTTGACGTGTTTTCAGTTAAAAAGGTGAAATACGGGCTTTATGGGCCTGTTGATACTGGTGTGGTGGCACGTTACTATAAGACAGAGTATTACTTCAAAGAAAAGGATCCTGATCTAGGCGAAGCTATAGCCAAAGTTGTTGTGAAAAACAAAACACAGGAGTGGGTTACGGTTACAAGAATATTGCTTGAATCAAATCCATTGAGTTTATTCTATGTTAAAGGAGAATGGAAAGCCTATACACAGGAGCTTAATTTTGTAATAACATCGCAGAAAACAGGATCAATATACTATGGTAAGCCGTTTAAAGACAATGTAGTGCCAATAACTGATCCACCTCAATTGCGTCAACCAGTAATACACTTCAAAACAGACATGATCTGGGGTTTGTAG
- a CDS encoding 2-oxoacid:ferredoxin oxidoreductase subunit beta, producing the protein MAKHFSRNYLREEVLPTAFCPGCYNGIVMNALFKAFSEIGVKDLKNYVFVSGIGCSSWIPSPYIKADSLHTLHGRAIPVATGVKLANPSLEVIVIAGDGDLASIGGNHLLHAARRNMDLIVILVNNQVYGMTRGQMAPTTPQGFVTPTTPYGNPEYPMDIAGLIANTNANYVARWCVSNFFQLKESLKEVLTVIKRGFRFIEVYTPCITYIVRREGKTPGEKLKELMRKCIPIEKYNMLSDDEKRNYVPVGIFKREDKPGYIEQYKTIVEKARGVTQ; encoded by the coding sequence ATGGCGAAACACTTTTCTAGAAATTATCTTCGCGAGGAAGTTCTCCCAACAGCATTCTGCCCAGGATGCTACAACGGTATTGTAATGAATGCTCTCTTCAAAGCATTCAGTGAAATAGGAGTAAAAGATCTAAAGAACTACGTGTTCGTCAGCGGTATAGGCTGTTCTTCATGGATACCAAGCCCCTATATCAAGGCTGATTCACTCCACACCCTCCATGGAAGAGCAATCCCTGTGGCCACTGGCGTTAAACTAGCCAACCCAAGTCTTGAAGTAATAGTTATAGCTGGCGATGGAGACCTAGCCTCCATAGGAGGAAACCATCTTCTTCACGCAGCCCGTAGAAACATGGACTTGATAGTCATACTAGTCAACAACCAGGTATACGGCATGACACGCGGGCAAATGGCACCGACAACACCACAAGGATTCGTAACACCGACAACACCCTACGGGAACCCAGAGTACCCAATGGATATAGCTGGCTTGATAGCAAACACCAACGCCAATTATGTTGCTCGTTGGTGTGTAAGCAATTTCTTCCAATTAAAAGAGAGCTTGAAAGAAGTACTTACAGTGATTAAACGTGGATTCAGGTTTATAGAAGTCTATACACCATGTATAACATACATCGTACGTAGAGAAGGTAAAACTCCCGGAGAGAAACTAAAGGAGTTAATGAGGAAATGCATACCAATAGAAAAATACAATATGCTAAGCGATGATGAGAAGAGAAACTATGTCCCCGTAGGTATATTTAAACGTGAAGACAAGCCAGGCTACATAGAACAATATAAGACTATTGTAGAGAAGGCGAGAGGTGTAACACAATGA
- a CDS encoding 2-oxoacid:acceptor oxidoreductase family protein produces MKSIAFLGRGGQGIVFAASILAEALFKKGYYVVQLQSYGAEVRGGSVLAYVIVDDKKVENPFIEAFDVAIVLHEAGAKRWNKLLENTDLTIVDKDLVMTKTGKQVVEAPIVSELVSNNLSGRENMASIGMLQGLGLIDIDEETMLSILREKKDWEANIRAYKLGVSIGEKLKDILNTAR; encoded by the coding sequence ATGAAATCTATAGCATTTCTAGGAAGAGGAGGCCAAGGAATAGTATTTGCTGCCTCAATTCTAGCCGAAGCATTATTTAAGAAAGGATACTATGTTGTACAGCTTCAAAGCTATGGTGCCGAGGTTAGAGGCGGTTCTGTACTAGCCTACGTTATAGTAGATGACAAGAAAGTAGAGAATCCCTTTATTGAAGCATTCGATGTAGCCATAGTACTTCATGAAGCTGGTGCAAAGAGATGGAATAAGCTTCTCGAGAACACCGATCTAACAATAGTTGATAAAGACTTAGTTATGACTAAAACAGGTAAACAAGTAGTTGAAGCACCCATAGTCAGTGAACTTGTATCAAATAATCTATCGGGAAGAGAAAACATGGCCAGCATAGGAATGCTACAAGGGCTTGGGCTCATTGATATTGATGAAGAGACTATGTTGTCGATACTTCGTGAGAAAAAAGATTGGGAAGCAAACATCAGAGCCTATAAACTTGGAGTGAGTATAGGAGAAAAGCTTAAGGATATACTGAATACAGCTAGGTAA
- a CDS encoding divalent-cation tolerance protein CutA encodes MSLWGGWILVLVTTSGLDEAKRIAKTLVEKKLAACINIVEKIHSVYWWQGKVEEGDESLLVIKTRVDKFKELVDTVKKLHSYTVPEIIALPIVVGSSDYLKWLDESVS; translated from the coding sequence ATGTCTCTTTGGGGTGGATGGATTCTAGTGCTTGTAACTACTAGTGGGCTTGATGAGGCCAAACGTATTGCAAAAACCTTGGTCGAGAAGAAGCTCGCAGCATGTATAAACATTGTCGAGAAAATACATAGCGTGTATTGGTGGCAAGGTAAAGTAGAAGAAGGCGATGAATCTCTTCTTGTTATCAAGACAAGGGTTGATAAGTTTAAGGAACTAGTTGATACTGTCAAGAAACTCCATAGTTATACTGTTCCAGAGATAATAGCTCTACCAATAGTAGTGGGGTCCAGTGACTACTTGAAATGGCTTGATGAAAGTGTTTCCTAG
- a CDS encoding inorganic phosphate transporter gives MLPPEAILLIGYAAALYMAWNIGANDASNPTETAVGSGALNIRQAILLFSVFAGLGAVLQGYMVMKTIGKGITPFTDLAGPLAAVIGAGLWITIATYKGLPISTSQSIVGGVFGVGFSYILLGIISINDIGFSVLVKIVLSWILSPLLSIALAILLFYLFKKIAPRINAKIFRALLIGSLLFSAYSFGANDVGNATGVYLVITSKYLGLPDVQTRLFLAILGSIGIALGAFTMGKRVIATVAYKITRLDYVTGTAAEYANALVVWLFTTIPYMLFGFGMPISTTHASVSAVIGVGIARAKSLKGVNMKIVTMIVASWLLTLPAAAFFALITHQLLYRLIPQI, from the coding sequence GTGCTTCCACCTGAAGCAATTCTTCTTATAGGCTATGCGGCGGCACTATACATGGCGTGGAACATTGGTGCAAACGATGCTTCTAACCCAACAGAGACAGCAGTGGGTTCGGGAGCACTTAACATACGTCAAGCAATACTATTGTTCTCAGTTTTCGCTGGGCTTGGTGCTGTACTCCAGGGATATATGGTTATGAAGACTATAGGTAAGGGTATAACACCATTCACAGATCTTGCAGGACCCCTTGCAGCAGTTATCGGAGCCGGGTTATGGATTACTATCGCTACCTACAAAGGCTTACCAATATCTACGTCACAAAGTATTGTAGGCGGTGTTTTTGGCGTTGGCTTCTCGTACATATTGCTGGGAATAATAAGTATCAATGACATAGGGTTTAGTGTTCTAGTAAAAATAGTGTTGAGCTGGATTCTTTCACCACTATTATCAATAGCACTTGCAATACTGCTTTTCTATTTATTTAAGAAGATAGCCCCACGAATCAATGCCAAGATATTTAGAGCATTACTAATAGGATCACTTTTGTTCTCAGCATATTCTTTCGGGGCAAACGATGTTGGTAATGCTACTGGAGTCTACCTAGTAATAACATCTAAGTATCTTGGCCTTCCTGATGTACAGACAAGATTGTTCCTCGCAATACTTGGTAGCATAGGGATAGCGCTTGGAGCATTTACTATGGGTAAAAGAGTTATTGCAACGGTAGCATACAAGATAACGAGATTAGACTATGTAACTGGGACGGCTGCAGAATATGCTAATGCTCTTGTAGTGTGGTTGTTTACTACAATACCATATATGTTGTTTGGATTCGGCATGCCTATATCAACAACGCATGCCAGCGTCTCTGCAGTCATAGGAGTTGGTATAGCTAGAGCTAAAAGCCTTAAAGGAGTCAACATGAAGATCGTGACAATGATTGTTGCTTCCTGGCTTCTCACACTTCCTGCTGCAGCATTTTTTGCTTTAATTACACATCAACTACTTTACAGGCTTATACCCCAGATATAA
- a CDS encoding NAD-binding protein produces the protein MAAVIVFYRLKKIMRVFSRRKSLIVIAFFITTFLLNGVLFYYAENIVGGRKEITLPIALYWSLITMATIGYGDITPKTGPGYFVASIAAIMGIAVYTLTISIIADAFLSSTLKKVLGLGKLRGKKILVVGDASSCKEIISELIRNNLEDYTGWVMSKTPKTPPPIDYIVGEYDEDTLKRAGIEKASHIVLCLDDDSKTLHLALLIRKLNKKALVTAVVLSDNTGDLLKEAGVDYVLTEGIIGRLAASSVFEPLVVSFIRDVTTAKGYADLIEYDISDKEEGLTIRELEEKLFKKDGSRYKVLYMTRNGQQFFLPPENTVLKTGDKLVLLKAYKHKVE, from the coding sequence ATGGCGGCCGTCATTGTTTTTTATAGACTCAAGAAAATAATGAGGGTTTTCTCTAGAAGGAAAAGTCTTATTGTTATAGCGTTCTTTATAACAACTTTTCTTCTCAATGGTGTCCTGTTTTATTACGCTGAAAACATTGTTGGTGGACGTAAAGAAATAACTCTGCCGATAGCTCTTTACTGGTCTCTTATAACAATGGCGACTATAGGCTATGGCGACATAACACCGAAGACTGGCCCAGGCTATTTCGTCGCAAGTATCGCCGCTATAATGGGTATTGCTGTTTATACACTAACTATATCAATTATAGCTGATGCTTTCTTATCTAGTACACTAAAAAAAGTATTGGGATTGGGTAAATTGCGTGGCAAAAAGATACTCGTAGTAGGAGATGCTAGTTCTTGTAAGGAAATCATCAGCGAGTTAATTAGGAATAACTTAGAAGACTATACAGGCTGGGTTATGAGTAAAACGCCAAAAACACCTCCTCCTATAGATTATATTGTTGGAGAATACGATGAAGACACTCTCAAAAGAGCGGGCATAGAGAAAGCCAGTCATATAGTTCTTTGCCTTGACGATGATAGTAAGACCCTACACTTAGCACTCCTTATCAGGAAACTTAATAAGAAAGCTCTCGTAACAGCAGTAGTATTATCTGATAATACAGGTGATCTGTTAAAAGAAGCTGGCGTCGACTACGTATTGACTGAAGGTATAATAGGGAGACTTGCAGCATCATCAGTTTTCGAGCCACTTGTAGTTAGTTTCATTAGAGATGTTACCACAGCCAAGGGATACGCTGATCTCATTGAATACGACATATCTGACAAGGAAGAGGGATTAACTATACGAGAGCTTGAAGAAAAACTGTTTAAAAAAGATGGTAGTAGATACAAGGTACTATACATGACGAGGAATGGACAACAATTCTTCTTACCGCCAGAAAACACTGTATTAAAAACAGGCGATAAACTCGTTTTACTCAAAGCATACAAGCATAAAGTAGAATAA